A window from Caulobacter sp. X encodes these proteins:
- a CDS encoding AAA family ATPase: protein MNAPNPGAERDHASLAAQRRQLTILFCDMVGSTPLSARLDPEDMHDIIRAYLSCCTDAIDECDGFVARYMGDGVLAYFGYPTAREDAPRLAIHAALRIRERVPRIPTPHGEPLAVRIGIATGVVVVGHLIGEGLARELSVVGEAPNLAARLQSAAAANTVLVSNATRRLAETPFQFREIGALALKGLTLQEPIWEAMGLETTTRRGGADQAASTSPVVGRADEMRLVAESWAARRSGHGQIVGLVGEPGIGKSRLLREVHRDIAREPHLWLAGGGAQIFNNTPFHAIAEMIRARVDPTGRLTPRERLTRLERLLEITGLDVAESAPLIAELIGIETPDNQPPITLAGDARRERLMSVLIDWLARGAQKWPTVLAIEDIQWVDPSTLELLAQLVGRATTTPFLMIYTARPGFTAPWPDGPGQRQIVLSRLDAAEVQRMISLTAGRDLPRDVLERVIARADGVPLFVEELARLIGRDSASDQLIPATLSDLLAARLDQPGPARELARIASVLGGEFGGGLLRAVSGLDPADMMSGLERLLTSNLIVEKAGSAEPTYAFRHALIQEAAYGSLLKSQRRSLHQQTARVIASKFPHVASASPEIIAHHWAGAGEPALAFDAWRDAGRLAVERKAYAEAQRFHDLAAAMLEEFAPSPSRDEQELALRTDQAGVLQITLGYSAPATVRATERARALAEKGGDLKQQCAQVAAMWMAASSGGDYRTAIKLADQFLPLAHAAGTPEELGGAHMMLMTSCYRTGDLRSAEEAFIRGRAHFASPLFHQRPGAVAQTFGNAALLAWLMGDSREADRRIALVTEHALVADNPYEQAFDRHMGAMMAVLMSRPEQGERWAREALAISTEIGFPQFVAISRVLLGRAETQLGRPISGLAGLQEGLALTEGVHSRNGRTMYKTWLAEAQAACDLIDDAVETLDEALSLNPQERFFRPEGLRLRGYFKGLRGDIEGAIADGLEAVKLAKSIGARTLHERAAATLAPLGDGVTL from the coding sequence TTGAACGCGCCTAATCCCGGTGCCGAGCGAGACCACGCGTCGCTGGCCGCCCAGCGGCGACAGCTGACGATCCTCTTTTGCGACATGGTCGGCTCGACGCCGCTCTCCGCCCGCCTCGATCCCGAGGACATGCACGACATCATCCGCGCCTATCTGAGCTGCTGCACCGACGCGATCGATGAATGCGACGGCTTCGTCGCGCGCTACATGGGAGACGGCGTTCTCGCCTATTTCGGCTATCCCACCGCGCGCGAGGACGCGCCCCGCCTCGCGATCCACGCCGCGCTGCGGATCCGCGAGCGAGTCCCGCGCATTCCCACGCCCCATGGCGAACCCTTGGCCGTTCGGATCGGGATCGCGACCGGCGTGGTGGTCGTCGGCCACTTGATCGGCGAAGGTTTGGCGCGGGAGCTGTCGGTGGTAGGCGAAGCGCCCAACCTGGCCGCCCGTCTGCAAAGCGCAGCGGCCGCCAACACCGTGCTGGTGTCGAACGCCACGCGCCGCCTGGCGGAGACGCCTTTTCAATTTCGCGAAATCGGCGCGCTGGCGCTTAAGGGCCTGACGCTCCAGGAGCCGATCTGGGAGGCGATGGGCCTCGAGACCACCACCCGAAGAGGTGGCGCCGACCAAGCCGCCTCGACTTCTCCCGTGGTCGGTCGCGCGGACGAAATGCGCCTGGTCGCCGAGAGCTGGGCGGCGCGGCGATCCGGCCATGGTCAGATCGTCGGTCTGGTCGGGGAGCCTGGCATAGGCAAGTCGCGCCTGCTGCGCGAGGTTCATCGCGACATCGCGCGGGAACCTCATCTGTGGCTGGCGGGCGGCGGCGCCCAGATTTTCAACAACACGCCTTTCCACGCCATCGCGGAGATGATCCGCGCCCGCGTCGACCCCACCGGTCGCCTGACGCCGCGGGAGCGCCTGACCCGGCTGGAGCGCCTGTTGGAGATCACCGGCCTCGACGTGGCGGAGAGCGCGCCACTGATCGCCGAGCTGATCGGCATCGAGACGCCCGACAACCAGCCCCCGATCACCCTGGCGGGCGACGCCCGGCGGGAAAGGCTGATGTCTGTCCTGATCGACTGGCTGGCGCGTGGCGCGCAAAAATGGCCGACGGTGCTGGCCATCGAGGATATCCAATGGGTGGATCCATCGACCCTGGAATTGTTGGCTCAGCTTGTCGGTCGCGCGACGACGACGCCCTTCCTCATGATCTACACGGCCCGACCAGGCTTCACGGCGCCATGGCCGGACGGTCCAGGCCAGCGACAGATCGTCTTGAGCAGATTGGACGCCGCCGAGGTCCAAAGGATGATCAGCCTGACGGCGGGGCGCGACCTGCCTCGGGACGTCCTCGAACGGGTGATCGCCCGCGCCGACGGCGTACCGCTGTTCGTGGAGGAACTAGCCAGGCTGATCGGGCGCGACAGCGCCTCTGACCAGTTGATCCCCGCGACGCTGTCAGATCTTCTGGCGGCGCGGCTGGACCAACCGGGCCCCGCCCGCGAGTTGGCCCGGATCGCCTCGGTCCTCGGCGGCGAGTTCGGCGGCGGCTTGCTGCGCGCGGTTTCCGGCCTGGATCCTGCGGATATGATGTCGGGCCTGGAGCGGCTCCTGACCTCGAACCTGATCGTCGAGAAGGCCGGATCGGCCGAACCCACCTACGCTTTCCGCCATGCCCTGATCCAGGAGGCCGCCTATGGCAGCCTGCTGAAGAGCCAACGCAGATCGCTGCACCAACAGACCGCGCGCGTCATCGCCTCCAAGTTCCCGCACGTCGCGAGCGCGAGTCCGGAGATCATCGCTCATCACTGGGCCGGCGCAGGCGAGCCTGCTCTGGCCTTCGACGCCTGGCGCGACGCTGGGCGTCTTGCGGTGGAACGGAAGGCCTATGCCGAGGCGCAGCGCTTCCATGACCTGGCGGCGGCGATGCTGGAGGAGTTTGCGCCCTCTCCCTCGCGGGACGAGCAGGAGCTGGCGCTTCGCACAGACCAGGCGGGTGTTCTTCAAATCACGCTCGGCTATTCGGCCCCCGCGACGGTGCGCGCCACCGAGCGCGCGCGGGCCCTCGCCGAGAAGGGCGGCGATCTTAAGCAGCAGTGCGCCCAGGTCGCCGCCATGTGGATGGCGGCCAGCAGCGGCGGCGATTATCGCACCGCCATCAAGCTGGCCGATCAGTTCCTGCCGCTGGCGCACGCCGCCGGCACGCCCGAGGAGCTCGGCGGCGCGCATATGATGCTGATGACCTCCTGCTATCGCACGGGCGATCTGCGGAGCGCCGAGGAGGCGTTTATCCGCGGTCGCGCTCACTTCGCGTCACCCCTCTTTCACCAGCGCCCCGGCGCGGTCGCCCAGACATTCGGCAATGCCGCGCTTCTGGCTTGGCTGATGGGCGACAGCCGCGAAGCCGATCGCCGGATCGCCTTGGTCACGGAACATGCCCTCGTCGCCGACAATCCCTACGAGCAAGCCTTCGACCGGCACATGGGGGCGATGATGGCCGTGCTGATGTCGCGGCCGGAGCAGGGCGAGCGGTGGGCGCGGGAGGCCCTGGCGATCTCGACGGAGATAGGGTTCCCGCAGTTTGTGGCCATTTCTCGCGTCCTGCTGGGGCGCGCCGAGACACAGCTGGGGCGACCGATCAGCGGTCTTGCCGGCTTGCAAGAAGGCTTGGCGCTCACCGAAGGCGTCCACTCCCGCAATGGCCGCACGATG